One window from the genome of Magnolia sinica isolate HGM2019 chromosome 4, MsV1, whole genome shotgun sequence encodes:
- the LOC131242995 gene encoding cysteine-rich receptor-like protein kinase 43 — MEITNSLVFSFAISLLLFSNPASSDPQINLLETACNTYNATNPSIFSSNVDSVLAELMSQLNSTYFATAQRTRTEEVVYALAQCRHYLSTSDCLSCISRATSQLRTHCLNLAGAHANYDGCFLRYEDVGFFDQYSQLWRFGSCGNSTEEGGGFAETAREVLMDLYMATPRINGFFATARRATVGGKVVYGVAQCLETVGETSCEECLKGAYGNIENCPPSADGRAMDGGCFLRYSNTAFFRDDQVTDLAPFLKRGSTSNKKAKIGGIVGAAAVILLLVLLFAMLRRYKRTDNTRNRRILGATELRAAVNFHYKDLKSATENFSEGNKLGQGGFGDVYKGVMKNGKTVAVKKLMIHESGRDEADFESEVKLISNLHHRNLVRLLGFCSNGPELLLVYEYMENSSLDKFLFGDRHGTLNWKQRFDIIIGMARGLAYMHEEFHVCIIHRDIKSSNILLDDEFQPRIADFGLARLLPNNRSHLNTRVAGTLGYTAPEYAIHGKLSKKADTYSFGVVVLEIISGQRSNDIKIEPITQYLLEWAWRLYEEDSLMELVDKSMDLSECRTDEVKKAIEIGLMCTQAPALRPTMSQVVVLLLSQDDPGLNLNRPAFIDAPNRKHHRALKDTSTSTASSSSNATLSITQMSGR, encoded by the exons ATGGAAATCACAAACTCTCTTGTCTTCTCCTTCgcaatctctctccttctcttctcaAATCCCGCATCTTCCGATCCCCAAATCAACCTCCTAGAGACGGCTTGCAACACGTACAATGCAACCAAcccatccatcttctcttccaACGTCGATTCCGTCCTCGCCGAGCTCATGTCCCAACTCAATTCCACCTACTTTGCTACGGCCCAGCGCACCCGCACCGAGGAAGTGGTCTACGCTCTCGCCCAGTGCCGGCACTACCTCTCTACATCCGACTGCCTTTCCTGCATCTCTAGGGCCACTTCCCAGCTCCGAACCCACTGCTTGAACCTCGCCGGGGCCCACGCCAACTATGACGGTTGCTTCCTCCGTTACGAGGACGTTGGATTCTTCGACCAGTATTCGCAGCTCTGGAGATTCGGGTCCTGTGGGAATAGCACGGAGGAAGGCGGTGGTTTCGCTGAGACGGCCAGGGAGGTGTTGATGGATCTATACATGGCGACACCGAGGATAAACGGGTTTTTCGCCACAGCGAGGAGGGCGACGGTGGGGGGCAAAGTTGTGTATGGCGTGGCTCAGTGCTTGGAGACAGTGGGCGAGACTAGTTGTGAGGAATGCCTGAAGGGGGCATATGGGAATATAGAGAACTGTCCACCGAGTGCTGATGGTCGGGCCATGGACGGTGGGTGTTTTCTGAGGTATTCAAACACAGCTTTCTTTCGCGATGATCAGGTGACAGATCTTGCACCGTTTCTGAAAAGAG GATCCACCAGCAATAAAAAAGCCAAAATTGGAGGTATCGTTGGAGCAGCTGCCGTTATCCTGCTACTCGTTCTCCTGTTTGCAATGCTTCGACGTTATAAAAGGACTGATAACACTCGAAATA GAAGAATACTAGGGGCGACAGAACTGCGTGCTGCGGTGAATTTCCATTACAAAGATCTCAAATCTGCGACTGAAAATTTCAGTGAAGGAAATAAACTGGGACAAGGGGGGTTTGGAGATGTATACAAG GGTGTTATGAAGAATGGGAAAACAGTAGCTGTCAAGAAACTAATGATACACGAATCGGGCAGAGACGAGGCAGATTTTGAGAGCGAAGTGAAGCTTATAAGCAATCTTCATCACCGAAATCTCGTTCGTTTGCTTGGATTTTGCAGTAACGGCCCTGAATTGCTGCTTGTTTATGAATACATGGAGAATAGTAGCCTTGACAAATTCTTATTCG GAGATAGGCATGGAACCCTGAACTGGAAACAGCGATTTGATATAATTATTGGCATGGCTCGTGGCCTTGCATATATGCACGAGGAATTCCATGTTTGTATCATACACAGAGACATAAAATCCAGTAATATACTTCTTGATGATGAATTCCAGCCTAGGATTGCAGATTTTGGGCTGGCAAGGCTTCTACCGAACAACCGGAGCCATCTCAACACCAGAGTTGCCGGAACCCT GGGGTACACGGCACCTGAATATGCAATCCATGGGAAGTTATCCAAGAAGGCCGACACATACAGCTTTGGGGTGGTGGTGCTGGAAATCATAAGCGGTCAGAGGAGTAATGACATAAAGATTGAACCCATCACTCAATATCTTCTCGAATGG GCATGGAGGTTGTATGAGGAGGATTCGCTGATGGAGTTGGTGGACAAGAGCATGGATCTTAGTGAATGCAGAACGGATGAAGTGAAGAAAGCTATAGAGATAGGTCTCATGTGCACCCAGGCACCTGCGTTAAGGCCAACCATGTCCCAGGTTGTGGTTTTGCTGCTGAGCCAAGACGATCCAGGTCTCAACCTGAACAGACCCGCCTTCATAGATGCCCCCAACAGAAAGCATCATAGAGCCCTTAAAGACACGTCCACCTCTACTGCCTCGTCCTCGTCCAATGCCACCTTGTCAATCACCCAAATGTCGGGCCGTTGA